The genomic region atGACTTAAGAAAAAAGTAGTTGAAGGCctgtaaataattgaaaaataccaCAAATCGGCAATGAAGGATTAACATATAAAGTCACCTATAGGCTTGTATAAATCAGAACTTCAAAACACCTAATTTAACTttacaaggaaaatatttaaaagatgtGCATAGTGCATAGTAGGTTGTATGAATATAAACTGTAGACAAAATAATACCACtgcatttttgcaataaaatccATTAGAAATATTCATACCACCCAATATATCTAATCCCAAACATTATACTAATATAGAAAAGTATCAATTCTGTCATTCTCCGCGTTTAATACCACAAGATGAATCGACATCACCACAAATTGGCTATACAGCTGACATGCAATTTACCTATCAATTACCATTCAAATATACACCTTATTGTAACCATATACGACTCAAAATTATCACAACTTACCACCACATAAGTCACCAGTATAAGAAGGTCCTTTGTTGTCCCTTGTAGAGTAAAAGTTAGGTATAAAAATGGtctcgacgaggtgggcaagctcttcGAACGAGTTGTTGCACACCGCCTCGTtgcgcaccttggggggatgGGGCCGGACCTCGCGGACaaccagttcggtttccgcagGGGGCactcaacggtggacgccatcatgcgcgtgagatctctcacgacgggggatgctgtgtcccgggggggggtcgtcttggcggtgtctcttgacatcgccaatgccttcaacacccttccctggagttgcattagggaggcactccggtaccaccgggtgccgacctaccttcgtcgcgtggtcgaggcctatctgtcggataggtccatcatttaccccGGTCACAatggggaatggaaccggcgagagatgtcgtgcggtgttccgcaggggtcggtactggggccgctcttgtggaacatcggctacgactgggtgctgcgcgccgacctccctagcggcgtcagcgtggtttgctacgctgacgacacgctggtactggcacaagggaggtcgcaccaggaggcagCCGACATAATggcgcgcggggttgcgatagtcgttgagaggatccagctgctgggactggaggtggcaTTGCACAagtccgaggccatgtgctttcatgggcttcggaacgcgccaccttcaggttCCCAAATTACGGTGGGAGGggttaccatcggcgtcgagggggcgatgaagtacctaggactcgtcctcgacggccggtggaacttcgtcgaacatttccgacgtttgggccccaaactggagaagacaggtgctgccttcaagcggctcctgcccaacctgggaggcccaaacgccccctgccgtaaactctacgcgggagtcttgcggtccatggccctttacggggccccggtatgggcacgttcggtacggccgcgagctgtacactacctgaacgtgccccaaagggtgatagccattaggctaatccgggggtaccgcacgatctcccgcgaagcagctggcctactagccggactaccaccgtgggatctggaggcgagagtcttcttgcgcctgtacgactggcgcgaggaggctctgcgccggggggaaaccccgttgccgcgacaagttgtcgcgcagcgggcagaGCTCCGACGGGatgtcatggtggcctggagggagcgactgtcgcaacccagtgcagggcacgccaccatagtggcggtaagtccctctttgaggagtggctcgggaggagtcacggcgccctcacgtaccgcatgacgcaggtcctcaccggacacggttgtttcgggaggtatctgcatcgaatcggtcgtgaggaggcgcccggtgtcaccactgtgcggatagccccgaggacacggtggaccacacagtccaggagtgccctgcgtgggaagggcaccgccgggtcctcgtcgaggctgtgggcggcggcgactctcgcgtccggccctggttcaagccatggtccggggcgaaagggaatgggatgccgtcgcctccttctgcgaagcagtcatgctcgagaaggaggcggcggaacgtcagagagttcgcacctctcatcccggccgccgcgctggagcaggtagacaccacgggcgccgggtgtcgcgagacgactcccggccaccgtaggcgtgggtctgtgggcggtgagttcgggtggctcatcgctcatgtctgtttttagacaacagacccgtgtcggcggcgcgcgttgttccacgcgctcctcaaagagatgtcagcaaccccagaggggcccagcagggccaaggcctgccggggctgcgggttgttcgaaagaggtaccgcggccctagcacataaggcctacgacggaacacgacggcttttagtcagtaagagtctgacactccctcaccgctgctaacccacagcgggaggggtcatttgatgattttttacgtcgttaaaaaaaaaaaaaggtataaaaatGGTCGGTCTATAAGTTGGAAGGGGTCTTATTAAAATGGTGAATGTAAGTTAGGGAGAAGAGCTTAGAGATTTGACGTTCagcaaataaagtaaaattatttattgtaaatattagttGGTGTTCGATCAATAGGTTTTGTGGCTACCGAAAGTTTTATTGATAGTTTTGCAAAATGAGAAATTTATTTCTGCGTAGTTTAGTTCGACTTAGTTCCTGTGTGTGTGCCTTAAATGTCCAGAAAATCTATTTCTTAAACTacaattttttgaaaatcttgaattttcaAAACGCTTGAAGCATAtctttttcgattttttttgtactaatgctctaattaatttacctatgtaaattATGTAACAGATTACTAAGTGACCAACAACGCAACTGCTACTAATTTAAACAAGCAAAACCATTGCATTCCATATACTTGAAAGGTTTATTTTACACCAAGCGTAAACACTTGAAAAGCTCACTTTGACCTCATTCTATCACACCAAATTACACCCTCACTCAATGCAATAAGGACTATTATTGACTGCACGTTATAAACTAGCCTCGTGCTTTTCGAGGTGAAccaatttcaactttatctttATGTGGTTAAGGTGGAATTTTGGTTCTTTCGCTTTTCTAGGGTTGCCCCAAGTTATGAACATTTGGTGCTATGGACGAGCGTTGGTACTTGAAGTTGATTGAAAACTAACTGTATctttgtgtgtatgtttgttgaaataatattaatagtacGAGTTACGCTATAGAGGTCGAGTGTACATCTGTATTAGTTTTGGTAATTATTTCGGCTAGATTAGTAACCTGATCAAGAGGAGAGGAGATTAACTTTATGCCAGTTAAGTTAAATCAAGTTTATTAAGCCACCTTTCTGATGCAGTCAGGTCACATGTCCTCATAAGCTTAAAAAAGTTCTTCCTGCAATGCTCTTCGGCTCAAAATCTTAACAAACAGTGGGAAGaagtttcaaacaaacaatagatTTTCTTGACTCAATGATACTACTGAGTGGGCGGAGACGAGATGTGTGAATAACAAATTCGATTGGTTTTTCAAAAACTTCTATTGCCAGTCAAACCTCAGGGAGAAACCACAAATCTACTCTGCTGTAGCCAAAAATTTTGTTACCAAGTCACTCTGTCATCCAACATACAGGATTTTGTAATGCTGGAACAATTTTTCACACACCAGTTATAAAAAATTTCACACGACCATCAAAACCACAGTAGTAGATTAAACACTTAAAAATCCTAATGAtcctataaaaatacaattcaaaatatttcacacGTTAACAATGACAAAAATTAACCCTATCATCGCTGATGGctttttaaatactttgtaaGTTCATGTTTATCCCACTTGAGACCGACCGTGTCATATTTAGTGGCCAAAAGTACCACGTATTGGTGACAAAAAGTACCAACTATTAGTTATGATTTCAAGTGTCATTTTAGGATTGCggattacaatattttgcgTGTCAAAAAATGTGTGAGAAATTCACACGGGTTTTTTAAAGGGAGCAAAAATATGACAATCAAACACTTCTATGATTTTCAACGGTACTTGATGACGATGATCTGGGAAAAAGATTCAAGTTCGGGCCATAAAACTCAGATTGAAACCTTATAAATGAAGGAGTTTTTTCTCTTTTAGCTTAGTGCCAATTTACTTTTTTACCAAGACCTTTGATGACGTTCTCGCGTAAAAAAAAACCTGCTGACTTTCCACCTATTTTCCGATCTTAAGATAcctaatatgaaattaatttaatgttatatgtGTAACGAGGTGTGTTATACACCATAATTGCACAAGTGTGACGTCACGCCGGTCACGTGACGGGCACGCGACGACACGTGTGGCGTATCAACTGTTATATGCCAATTGGaaaccattattttatttgagtacCTAGTTAtgatattgttaattattttcctaTGGTAGCAGATGGGCTTAAGATGTGGTACTAGGTtacataacttttttatattgctAAACTTGCTTTACgtatatacttacataagtaaCATAAACATcccagatattttttttaattacaggtTTTCAACAACATTTCGCACTACTGATGTAAAGTTCTAAACTAAAACCTCTTAAATTATTCTCCTTGTataagaaaaatcatttttttcgGAGGTTCATTTTAAGTCCTAAGTTTTACACAGGGTTTTACCTATTTAATCAGACCAGAATAAGATCTATTAAGCTAATCAAAAAATTATACCGAAAACACCGCAACACGTGTCTTACAAGTGTGAAAACGTGCCGCTATCGTGCCCGTCGCGTGCCGTACGCGTGCCGCACGGTATGGCTATCTTAAACTGTTTACAATACGCAGATTGGTGACAATTTAGCGGTCTGTTTGATTATTTAGTAATAGGGTACAAGTGACCAAGTGTGGCTGATTTTGTGACACACTTTTGTAGTGGTAGCAGATGggttgaataaaaatgtaataagaaacagtttttttactttaaatataaaaatattcactaAAATGCACCAGGTTGTCGTTTTAATAGACAAATAAGCATTTTAAAGTCAGTTTTTTATATACCTGAATATCATGTTAAATAccttatacatatttaacaaaGTTACATCAAAATCAGTTGAACATTCAAGTattgaaaactaaaaagcatATAGAGGGACCaataactcaaaaataattaggtacaaacCAATACGCATCAAAAGTCCAAAAAGCCCCCTAACAACCGtaaaattaacacaaagataaataaataaatatgaaatagagTCTGCGGCAACTCCCACGCATGTCGAATTTACCAATAACACGCCGATGTCACGGCTGTCGCGCCTTAATCGGGCTACAACTACTGGCCTGGAAGTAATAGGAATAGAAGGAAAGTTCCTATGACGTCCATACATATGTGTGTTAGGTGAAGATTTTTGACTTAGGTATACTTTAGAAGGGGTGGGAGGCGCCTAGCTTTGAAGATGACGTCAGATTTCTAGATGTAGGCAGTTTGGTTGAATGCTTACTAATGTGGGAAATACGTAAGTTTGTTTATTGGTTTACATGCTAAAATATctgaaataattgaaataaaatgcatGGAGGTAGGTAATATCCTGACGACTACGTGTTTCCTTTTCAGTCGCAGGAAAAATAACCGTTTTTCGGTAGACAAGCTAAATACCGtacaaacatattattaaaGCAAAATAGCCAAGCAATTGACTGACGGTTTACCATAAATAGCCAAGTAAACTATACTGACTGgccgaaaaatataaaaatagcaagCAAAATATGTAGAATGCGAGCCTACGAGTCTACGAGTTAAAAAAGCGTAGCATCTTCAATCGTAGCGTACTTGCTACGTTCTTAAAAAATAGGTCTGTGTGCTCTCGCCATTTCGAGGCAGTATTTTCTTGTAGTAAATTCTTATAAACCTGAATAGTTTACttcttttatcttatttttgtttttgtaggtattCTTTCTTTGTTGCTTGGATTTTCATAGCTTAGTACAAGAACCTTTATCGTTACAACTTTcacttttattattacaaatcgCCATAGACTCACAGAACAATCTGATCGATTGTCATGGTGTCAAACCGTTTACCCTTATCGCTTATATCCAACACCATAGCTCACCATACATAGAACTCCCATCTGTCGCGATGCACCAATGCACCGCGAACAATGAGACCATTCATAGACGAAATTTTTTATCGAAAAAATGGATTTTTGGCCCAAAAAACTGTTGGTAAATCGGTATTAAGGAGGGGAGAAAGCTGGTGTAAAATGTAATTGGGTTATACTGGTTTaggatttagttttttattaccGTTTATTGTGGAATTTAGTATAGAACTCGACGTGTTTGCTGGTTTTTCTTTCGCAAGCGTTTTATTATATactttcattgaaatattttagaaacaaTGTGTATGTGTGTTGCTGGTTTGTAATTCTTTACTTTCTCATCTGTTCCAAGTAGCATATAACCTTCGGGAGAATATACACAttcatatacatttttaatcaaCTTAGGTATCaatagagaaaaataataataactgctgtttttttttaacaataaactattatgacgaaaaattttgtttagaagctcaaataaagtacctataggtacaatTCGTTCACATTTGATACTAAACACATTCTCTATCGTATTCTAATAGAACTGCACCACATCCACATCACAGCCAGtaaatcacaaataaaataaagtcaacTGAACCATTGTGCACGACCATGCACCTGGCCCTATAGCTCTGGTCGTACGGTCCATTGTGACGCACCCTCGCTAGACCCTTAGTGGGGCAGACCCTTAAGATTTAATTACCAGCCTTTATAACCGCTACTGTTTACTTTTATTACTTCAGTTAGGAATGTAGTTTTATCTGtcttaattttagttatttttatttaatgagtttatctgttttttttttctggatgGGTCTTGGACGCAACTGATTGGCTTTGTGAGGAAACTTGGACTTAAAAAGTCTGTTATATCCAATTGGCTTACTAAATAGGTGTTGTGATTTTTTATCAATAGTAAAAATGCATATCATATAAAATGCTTTacttggtaaaaaaaaatatgttaggtCACTTAAGTATAACAGCGTGTTTTTCTCTAGTCGGTTAAGACCAATAGGACCACTCACATGTTAGTACCTAGTACCTAATCGCAAGTGCTTATGTAATTAAAAGCAACAGTTATAATGTTTATGAGGCAGCTTAAAGCCATGCTCATTTTGTTAGTAATTTCTTAATATGTACGTGTATGTCTTCGTAACTACCACGTGCGTGATTAGACTCATAATTCAATGGTTCCGCGCGTTCTTGTTAAATAGTTCACATTCTTTTGGATATTTTGCAATTAAGACTTTAATTGGTAATTCAATCCTGGTACTCCATTTTAAGCATAGtaattgttatatgaatttctTGTTACTCAAGTAACTTCCCTTTTATGACCTCTTTATGTCATAACTTTTCAATAAGCCCAACCAAATGGAAACTCATTTAGACATACGAGTTTAATTTTCCATAGCCTACCCACCTGATTTTCGGTTCAGGTCCTATTAATGAAATCTGTCTGAATATTAATGAGCTATCTCCAGGTATAAAAGCTAAGGATTGGTTAGCATCAACACATTCAATCCACATTCGTGGTTTAGTAACCTCCTTACATCCTTCAACACTTCAATACTAACCCTTCGGGTTTTCCAAGCGTCAATTTCAACCACCAACCAGTCACCATGAAACTGTTCTTGGTTCTTGCTATCGTGGTGGTGTTCGCCTGGTCCTCCGAAGCGCAAAACGGTGCAAGCTACTACTGCGGTCGCCGTCTAGCTGAAGTCCTGGCTACTCTTTGCTGGGGCTCTGAAGAAGTGAAGCGCGATGCGGGCTGGTGGATGTCCCCCGATGCGGCCCACTCCCTCAGCGGGGCCCGAGGCAAGCGGGGCCCCGTCGACGAGTGCTGCTACAAACCCTGCACGGTGGATGAGCTGCTCTCGTACTGCTAGCGAAGTTACAGGCATGGCTGATTGTCAAGTGAACGTGTTGAATAtttgatgtaaataaattatggaGGTTACCtggtgtgttttattttattactaattgaCTAATtgcattttagactttattttttatattgtcagTAAAAATTGTTACATCAAAAGCTTGAAtcaataaaagttaataaaaaagattaactaagtaaataaaggcTATactcaatttataattttgactaaCTGTGAAGGTACTTTCGTGCCGTTAATTAACTACCAAAATGCATATTTCATTACATCTAGTAGGTCATAATCAATTATTCCAAATGGCAACTCGGCAGTACATTTTGATCCCCAAAATCCCCGGGGAATGATCATGAATATCAAACGGGCATCGCATAGTCCCGCAGTTATCTGATCCGGATTAAACCGGTAAAAAGCGGTCATTATTCCGCCTCCGTGGACCAAATGGGATTTTTTGTTTGAGCCACACCTCGGGCTATTGTGCAAGGATTGTCATTGGACTGGAAGACTTTTTTGCTATTCCCCTGTTTCAGTGCATTAAGGAAAAAATCGGTGGACCTATTTTTCTCTCTTAAAAAAGTTCGAAGATCAGCACGGAGTTGTCTGATCCGAAGattttttacatataatatcCTGAACAGTTTAAGCATCATTAGAGTACAAAGACAACGAATAGCAATGTGTTTCATCAGATTTCAGGAGATTTTCTGTTGCATATCCGctattttgttctctatggttttaacattaggtaggtagttaCACAGAAAGAAATGAATGAATTGTAAGaactaaaatatacaaaaaggaTCAATATAAGTAATTCCTAcactatcataaaataaaactacgtattaacaaaaaatcagTACTTACACAGCAAACACCACATTTTGCTAGTCCGCCACACAAATCCACAGCATCCCCATTTTAAGATGATATCTCAGCACATTAGCGATAATTCTGCAGATAAGAATCAGGTTTCACGATAACATCGTCCTTTGATCTACCCCTGTCAAGACCCCCTGTCTACTGGGTGACAGTTATTTGTCAAAGTTTTGTGATGTACTTTTTTTCTCTTTACTGCTAAAATTGGCGGCGTACTCGAAAAAGTTTAATCAAGCTTTGAGCTTTGATCTGAAATGTACAACATTTTGCATTAAGACAACATAGGTACACCAAACATAAGCTTTCTAAAGTAATTACTTATCAATGTAAGCGACTAAAGATTCAGTTTAAACAAACTGTTATTATACTTATCCagtacatttacatacattactaGCTTCtactcgcggcttcgcccgcgtggtgtgttgataaaaagtagcctatttgaTGATCCAGGGTATCATCATCACCTATCTACTTATCAAATCTCAACTAAATCGGTCCAGCTGTTTTtacgtgaaagaataacaaatatatattcatacattctcacaaactttcatatttataatattagtaggatcttAGTTCAACCATAAATACGAAATATCAAAAGTTCAGCCCTCACCGCACGCGCAGCCGAAACGAATCGATATTCACACTCCTCTTTATTTACACACTACAACAATATCATGCAAttatatattcaaaataatgttaacaCTTCACAATGGCTTACATTTGCATGTAAAGGATTAACACTCGGTGTGACCACGGTACaagttaaaaactaaaataatttgatttatctACGACATGGATTAGTTTAATTTACATCGGTCTGTGGTACAACgacctttattattatttaagttatattgtttttttacaacGTTCTTTCGTAAATTgaaaaatcccaaaaaataGAAATGTGTCAAATCTACCTAATGTGTTAAGATCTTACGTTTTAAACGGACATTTAGTCCAAATTAGGCATTTAGAGAAAACCATGTCTATGTAAGAAAACTTCAGGATTTTAAATTCCtcaattagttttataaatatgtaaaaacccgttaattaaaatttagattGGCCCAGGttgtctattattatttaactttatcaTATAGGTATTTACTTCATAGAAAAGTCTAAAATTCTCAAAAGAACATGCAGCACTACGTATGATGTACGTGCAGTCCCAGTAAGTTAGCTAAAGCCGACTTTTAAAGAAGACCTCTATGTTCTTttctaaaatgaaaaaaaaaatactctggCTAACGAGCACAAAAATGCAAATCAACTTATGACATAGAAGAGGGGTGAAAGCAAACCACTCCGCCCCATTCACCCCGTCTCTTGTTGCCCTAATAGTTGCCCACCCCTATCTTAGTGCCCCACTTGTGACGTAGGTACTGCCACCCTCGACTTAAATGCTGCTCCTTATTTTCGTCAAAGACCAGACTTgcaatcaataataaaaaatctacgaTAGGTAACCATTTCCGTGATAAAAACATATATTGACAAAGTTTCTAACGTTAGatcttacaatatttattttaaaaagggcATAAAAAAAACCACTTTAATTTCTGATCtctctgatttttaattatatttatacagaCAAAAACAAGCAATAGTAGTCATGTTGCTATAAGTTAAAAAGTATTCACGATAATCACTCTATAATATACACTCGTAACACAGACGCTTCAATTATAATCTTAAGGGCAGTAGGATAATAGTTCTTCAAGGGTGCATGGCTTGTCGCAGCACTCGTCGATCACGAGTCGCTTGCCAGGGACCCTGGACAGCGCCATCACAGACCTAGGTGGTAGCGCCCACCACCCAGGTTCACGTTTCACCATGTCAGGAGTAGGCGGGCAAGCCTTGTCCAGCGCATAAGGTAACTTACGCCCACAATACGTATCTATCGGCAACAGGGCTTCTGAAGAACAAAAGCACGCCAgaagcaaaacaaaacacaaaatcagTTTCATGATGACTGATTGATAAATCCTGTGTGAAGGATGAAAGGCTATCGCGAATGTATGACGATCGAATGTGCCGTATGCACAGCAAACCCTAGCTTTTATACCTGAAGATAGCTCATTAATATTCAGACTAACAATATGCATTGGACCTGACTGAAACATGTGCGGAAGTTATGGTAATTTTCACCTTTCTTGTCTCCTTGATTTCATGTGTGAATGAGCAAGTAGACATAAAAGTGGGGTACCGAAGAGCTATGCCATAGTTTTCTTTAAAGAACTATGTGCATTATGTTTActatttataagtagatatgctcatatgtataatattatatgtaatcTTGGACATAAGTAACTCTCCTTCATATTTAACCTGTGCCCTACCTGGCCCACTAGTGTACGGAAGGAAGAGTAGGATTTA from Helicoverpa armigera isolate CAAS_96S chromosome 4, ASM3070526v1, whole genome shotgun sequence harbors:
- the LOC110370498 gene encoding insulin-related peptide 4; translation: MKLFLVLAIVVVFAWSSEAQNGASYYCGRRLAEVLATLCWGSEEVKRDAGWWMSPDAAHSLSGARGKRGPVDECCYKPCTVDELLSYC